One window of Streptomyces sp. FIT100 genomic DNA carries:
- a CDS encoding GNAT family N-acetyltransferase: protein MPASPAVAPAPLIPGPQVAEEPRYVVTIARDQDDVRAAQRLRHQVFAGEMGARLEGPEPGLDIDAFDAYCDHILVRHEETGEVVGTYRVLPPERAKAAGRLYSETEFDLARLAPIRDDLVEVGRSCVHPAHRNGAVIALVWAGLARYMTRTGHTWLAGCCSVPLADGGSLAAATWDTVKAKHLAPEEYWVTPHKLWTADGIARPEGRTELPPLLRGYLRLGAWVCGAPAHDPDFGVADLYVLLSLRRTNPRYLRHFLSLAPVK from the coding sequence ATGCCCGCATCGCCCGCCGTCGCCCCCGCCCCGCTCATCCCGGGACCACAGGTGGCCGAGGAGCCCCGCTACGTGGTCACCATCGCCCGCGACCAGGACGACGTCCGCGCCGCGCAGCGCCTGCGCCACCAGGTCTTCGCCGGAGAGATGGGCGCCCGGCTCGAGGGACCCGAGCCGGGCCTCGACATCGACGCGTTCGACGCGTACTGCGACCACATCCTCGTACGCCACGAGGAGACCGGCGAGGTCGTCGGCACCTACCGCGTGCTGCCGCCCGAGCGCGCGAAGGCCGCCGGGCGGCTCTACTCCGAGACCGAGTTCGACCTCGCCCGGCTCGCGCCGATCCGTGACGACCTCGTCGAGGTCGGCCGCTCCTGCGTCCACCCCGCGCACCGCAACGGCGCCGTCATCGCGCTGGTCTGGGCCGGCCTCGCCCGCTACATGACCCGCACCGGCCACACCTGGCTGGCCGGCTGCTGCTCGGTCCCGCTCGCCGACGGCGGCAGCCTCGCGGCCGCCACCTGGGACACGGTCAAGGCCAAGCACCTCGCCCCCGAGGAGTACTGGGTCACCCCGCACAAGCTCTGGACCGCCGACGGCATCGCCCGCCCCGAGGGCCGCACCGAGCTGCCCCCGCTGCTGCGCGGCTACCTGCGCCTCGGCGCCTGGGTGTGCGGCGCGCCCGCCCACGACCCCGACTTCGGCGTCGCCGACCTGTACGTGCTGCTGTCGTTGCGCCGCACCAACCCCCGCTACCTCCGCCACTTCCTCTCCCTGGCCCCGGTGAAATGA
- a CDS encoding extracellular solute-binding protein, translating into MKNRLLACSTALVSTAALGGCALLPGGPGDRTVTVWLMQDSVSDEFLRTFTEAYEYSHPGIELEVTFQEWTGIVKKVDEALKSDEAPDVIEVGNTQVAQYAESNALLDLTLESIRDLGSDDWLPGLADPGSINGSQYGIPWYAANRVVIYNKDLYAQAGIEGPAKTRAQWLEDTEKLNTGGNQGIYLSGQDWYTLAGFIWDEGGELAVEEGGGWEGALHTPAAIRGMAFYKQLQALGGGPADADEQTPPQAGVFAKGNVAQIIATPAAATVIEEENPALKGRLGYFPIPGKSAERPGAVFTGGSDLIIPERAGERGAAIEVVKALAGERWQTELAKAMNYVPNKTTLAPAIEGEEATAAMAAGAAQGRATPNSPQWAAVEADNPIKPYMTAVLRGGNPSQAAKTASARITAALTS; encoded by the coding sequence GTGAAGAACCGCTTGCTGGCCTGTTCCACCGCCCTCGTCTCCACCGCGGCGCTCGGCGGCTGCGCACTGCTGCCCGGCGGCCCGGGAGACCGGACCGTCACGGTCTGGCTGATGCAGGACAGCGTCTCCGACGAGTTCCTCCGGACCTTCACGGAGGCGTACGAGTACTCGCACCCCGGCATCGAGCTGGAGGTGACCTTCCAGGAGTGGACCGGCATCGTGAAGAAGGTCGACGAGGCGCTGAAGAGCGACGAGGCGCCGGACGTCATCGAGGTCGGCAACACCCAGGTCGCCCAGTACGCCGAGAGCAACGCACTGCTCGACCTCACCCTGGAGTCCATCCGCGACCTGGGCAGCGACGACTGGCTGCCGGGCCTCGCGGACCCGGGCAGCATCAACGGCTCCCAGTACGGCATCCCCTGGTACGCGGCCAACCGCGTCGTCATCTACAACAAGGACCTGTACGCGCAGGCGGGCATCGAGGGGCCCGCGAAGACGCGCGCGCAGTGGCTCGAGGACACCGAGAAGCTCAACACCGGCGGCAACCAGGGCATCTACCTCTCCGGACAGGACTGGTACACCCTGGCCGGGTTCATCTGGGACGAGGGCGGGGAGCTCGCCGTCGAGGAGGGCGGCGGCTGGGAAGGCGCCCTGCACACCCCCGCCGCGATCCGCGGCATGGCGTTCTACAAGCAGCTCCAGGCCCTCGGCGGGGGACCGGCCGACGCGGACGAGCAGACACCGCCGCAGGCCGGGGTCTTCGCGAAGGGCAACGTCGCGCAGATCATCGCCACGCCGGCCGCCGCGACCGTCATCGAGGAGGAGAACCCGGCGCTCAAGGGCAGGCTGGGCTACTTCCCCATCCCCGGTAAATCCGCCGAGAGACCCGGCGCCGTCTTCACGGGCGGCTCCGATCTCATCATCCCCGAGCGCGCGGGCGAGCGCGGCGCAGCGATCGAGGTCGTCAAGGCCCTCGCAGGTGAACGCTGGCAGACCGAACTCGCCAAGGCCATGAACTACGTCCCCAACAAGACCACCCTCGCCCCGGCCATCGAGGGCGAGGAAGCCACCGCGGCGATGGCCGCGGGCGCCGCCCAGGGCCGCGCGACGCCCAACTCCCCCCAGTGGGCCGCCGTCGAGGCCGACAACCCCATCAAGCCCTACATGACCGCGGTCCTCCGGGGCGGGAACCCGTCGCAGGCGGCGAAGACGGCCTCCGCCCGGATCACGGCGGCGCTCACCAGCTGA
- a CDS encoding cellulose binding domain-containing protein yields the protein MNVRRVRMRAALAAALVTGVGCATLTALPAAAAGEQVKVQYRQSSTGGDQAEPWFKVVNTGSASVTLGQVKIRYYFKAEAGASYTFACSWAVKGCANITGTFGTLANPTATADRYLEIGFTAGAGSLAPGADTGDMQLRFYRSNWQSLVQGDDYSFGPTQTAYGDWTKVTATVGGTLVWGTAPAGNDPDPDPTDPTDPPTGGAALFDDFNYSSHTDPAISAHGWSVRSNSGGPGVPGATWAPENVTFAMEGTNSVMNLETSTAGTPQSTEMTEVLTRAMKFKNGTYAARVRFSDAPKSGGPDGDRLVQTFFTINDLTAPMADDYAEYDFEYLPNGGWGEPSNILYSTSWETYRPDPWEAVNQHSEVRASYAGWHDLVVTIDTSGIVYYVDGQEFGRHSYLPERPMSINFNQWLIDLAGQTSTTPRAYDQKVDYVLHVKDQVLTPAQVAAKVAAYRSAGTAFEDTVPGGQ from the coding sequence ATGAACGTCAGACGCGTCCGCATGCGTGCCGCCCTCGCCGCCGCCCTGGTGACCGGCGTCGGCTGCGCCACGCTCACCGCGCTGCCCGCGGCGGCCGCCGGGGAGCAGGTCAAGGTCCAGTACCGGCAGAGCTCGACCGGAGGCGACCAGGCCGAGCCCTGGTTCAAGGTGGTCAACACCGGCTCCGCCTCGGTCACGCTGGGCCAGGTCAAGATCCGCTACTACTTCAAGGCCGAGGCCGGCGCCTCGTACACCTTCGCCTGCTCCTGGGCGGTGAAGGGCTGCGCCAACATCACCGGCACCTTCGGGACGCTCGCCAACCCGACCGCCACCGCCGACCGCTATCTGGAGATCGGCTTCACGGCGGGCGCGGGCAGTCTCGCGCCCGGCGCCGACACCGGTGACATGCAGCTGCGCTTCTACCGCTCCAACTGGCAGTCCCTCGTCCAGGGCGACGACTACTCGTTCGGCCCGACGCAGACCGCGTACGGGGACTGGACCAAGGTCACCGCGACCGTCGGCGGCACGCTCGTCTGGGGCACGGCTCCCGCAGGCAACGACCCCGACCCCGATCCGACGGACCCGACCGACCCGCCCACCGGCGGCGCGGCGCTCTTCGACGACTTCAACTACAGCTCGCACACCGACCCGGCGATCAGCGCCCACGGCTGGAGCGTACGGTCCAACTCCGGCGGCCCCGGAGTGCCCGGCGCGACCTGGGCCCCCGAGAACGTCACCTTCGCCATGGAGGGGACCAACTCGGTCATGAACCTGGAGACCTCCACCGCCGGCACACCGCAGTCGACGGAGATGACCGAGGTCCTCACCCGCGCCATGAAGTTCAAGAACGGCACCTACGCGGCCCGCGTCAGGTTCTCCGACGCCCCGAAGAGCGGCGGCCCCGACGGCGACCGCCTCGTCCAGACGTTCTTCACCATCAACGACCTCACGGCGCCGATGGCGGACGACTACGCCGAGTACGACTTCGAGTACCTTCCCAACGGCGGCTGGGGCGAGCCGTCCAACATCCTCTACTCCACCTCGTGGGAGACCTACCGGCCCGACCCGTGGGAGGCGGTCAACCAGCACTCCGAGGTCCGGGCGAGCTACGCGGGCTGGCACGACCTCGTCGTCACCATCGACACCAGCGGCATCGTCTACTACGTCGACGGGCAGGAGTTCGGCCGGCACAGCTATCTGCCCGAGCGGCCGATGTCCATCAACTTCAACCAGTGGCTGATCGACCTGGCGGGCCAGACGAGCACCACGCCGCGCGCCTACGACCAGAAGGTCGACTACGTCCTCCACGTGAAGGACCAGGTGCTCACTCCGGCGCAGGTCGCGGCCAAGGTCGCGGCCTACCGGTCGGCCGGAACGGCCTTCGAGGACACGGTGCCCGGCGGTCAGTGA
- a CDS encoding 1-acyl-sn-glycerol-3-phosphate acyltransferase produces the protein MSVWLPTAPCTPADCATPQWPTVGRFTAVLRLITGTTAVLVGVLLAPLAIPLTAAGRARLVSLWCRTVIRAFGVRVRIVGSPVSAGAGGMLVVPNHISWLDIPLVAAVLPGRMLAKREVRQWPVLGPVAGFGGTLFVDRDRLRALPGVVRTMADALSAGSRVIVFPEGSTWCGREKGRFRNAAFQSALDAGAAVQPVRISYGPVGAAAFVGEDALAASLWRVATAAGLTAEIKVLPPIPAGSHADRRSLARAAHRAVAGGEAATFLHTAVDNDSANLPSPSVHHSDNLSPASASSVHTLS, from the coding sequence ATGAGCGTCTGGCTGCCCACCGCGCCCTGCACCCCGGCCGACTGCGCCACGCCCCAGTGGCCCACGGTCGGCCGGTTCACAGCGGTCCTCCGCCTGATCACGGGCACGACGGCGGTCCTCGTCGGCGTGCTCCTGGCGCCCCTGGCGATACCTCTGACCGCGGCGGGCCGCGCCCGCCTGGTCAGCCTGTGGTGCCGTACGGTCATCCGCGCCTTCGGCGTCCGGGTGCGCATCGTGGGCAGCCCGGTGAGCGCGGGCGCGGGCGGCATGCTCGTCGTCCCCAACCACATCTCGTGGCTGGACATCCCGCTCGTCGCCGCGGTGCTGCCCGGACGCATGCTCGCCAAGCGCGAGGTGCGCCAGTGGCCGGTACTCGGACCGGTCGCCGGCTTCGGCGGGACCCTGTTCGTCGACCGCGACCGGCTGCGGGCGCTGCCCGGAGTCGTCAGGACCATGGCCGACGCGCTCAGCGCCGGCTCGCGGGTGATCGTCTTCCCCGAGGGGTCCACCTGGTGCGGCCGCGAGAAGGGCCGCTTCCGCAACGCCGCCTTCCAGTCGGCGCTGGACGCGGGCGCGGCCGTACAGCCCGTGCGGATCAGCTACGGTCCCGTCGGCGCCGCCGCCTTCGTCGGTGAGGACGCACTCGCCGCCTCGCTGTGGCGGGTCGCGACGGCCGCCGGGCTGACCGCGGAGATCAAGGTCCTGCCCCCGATCCCCGCCGGCAGCCACGCCGACCGTCGCTCACTGGCCCGCGCCGCCCACCGAGCGGTGGCCGGCGGCGAAGCCGCGACGTTCCTTCACACCGCCGTCGACAACGACAGCGCGAACCTGCCTTCCCCGTCCGTCCACCACTCCGACAACTTGAGCCCGGCGTCCGCCAGTTCGGTCCACACCCTGTCCTGA